The following are encoded in a window of Phaseolus vulgaris cultivar G19833 chromosome 3, P. vulgaris v2.0, whole genome shotgun sequence genomic DNA:
- the LOC137805995 gene encoding vegetative cell wall protein gp1-like codes for MAAIFWALALATLCFSLPSISAQPQPSKFPTAQSPSSGTPSRNPPSSPTSSANKPPPIVASTPATSKKPPLPAATSPSSTKPLPPATAAAPATPKSSVPVKSPLPKATSPTSAPVKTPVPKIASPTSSVPVKTPVPKIASPTSAPVKTPVPKTTSPTSSPVKTPVPKTTSPTSAPVKTPVPKITSPTSSPVKTPVPKITSPTSAPVKTPVPKTISPTSAPVKTPVPKPTSPKSAPVKSPVPKPTSPKSAPVKSPLPRATSPTSAPVKSPLPKVTSPTSAPVKLPVPKITSPTSAPVKSPLPKATSPTLAPVKLPVPEATSPAFAPVESPVPVIAFPISDPVTFPDPIIVTTPTSAPLKLPTPRVKPSSSPPKLPVAKVLPPPSAPFKAPPPIANHAALQGKKIWWGTGLAISILLSVTI; via the exons ATGGCTGCAATCTTCTGGGCACTTGCTTTGGCTACCCTTTGCTTCTCACTACCCTCAATAAGTGCCCAGCCACAACCATCAAAGTTCCCAACTGCACAATCCCCTTCTTCTGGGACACCATCAAGGAATCCACCATCTTCTCCCACTTCTTCTGCCAACAAACCACCACCAATTGTGGCATCTACACCTGCTACCTCAAAGAAACCACCACTGCCAGCAGCCACCTCTCCCTCTTCTACCAAACCACTACCTCCTGCAACTGCTGCTGCACCAGCAACTCCAAAATCTTCTGTTCCTGTTAAATCACCACTTCCTAAGGCTACATCTCCAACATCTGCTCCTGTCAAAACACCAGTTCCTAAGATTGCATCTCCAACATCATCTGTTCCTGTCAAAACACCAGTTCCTAAGATTGCATCTCCAACATCTGCTCCTGTCAAAACACCAGTTCCCAAGACTACATCTCCAACATCTTCTCCTGTCAAAACACCAGTTCCAAAAACTACATCTCCAACATCTGCTCCTGTCAAAACACCTGTTCCTAAGATTACATCTCCAACATCTTCTCCTGTCAAAACACCAGTTCCTAAGATCACATCTCCAACATCTGCTCCTGTCAAAACACCAGTTCCCAAGACTATATCTCCAACATCTGCTCCTGTTAAAACACCAGTTCCTAAGCCTACTTCTCCAAAATCTGCTCCTGTGAAATCACCAGTTCCTAAGCCTACTTCTCCAAAATCTGCTCCTGTGAAATCACCACTTCCCAGAGCTACATCTCCAACATCTGCTCCTGTGAAATCACCTCTTCCCAAGGTTACATCTCCAACATCTGCTCCTGTGAAATTGCCAGTTCCTAAGATTACATCTCCAACATCTGCTCCTGTTAAATCACCACTTCCAAAGGCTACATCTCCAACACTTGCTCCGGTGAAATTACCAGTTCCTGAGGCTACATCTCCAGCATTTGCTCCTGTTGAATCACCAGTTCCAGTGATTGCATTTCCAATATCTGATCCTGTTACATTCCCTGATCCCATAATAGTTACAACTCCAACATCTGCTCCACTCAAACTACCAACTCCCCGAGTTAAACCGTCATCTTCTCCACCAAAATTACCAGTTGCCAAGGTTTTACCACCACCGTCTGCTCCTTTCAAAGCACCACCTCCCATTGCG aacCATGCAGCATTGCAAGGGAAAAAGATATGGTGGGGTACTGGACTAGCTATTTCCATTTTGCTATCTGTCACCATTTGA